The following coding sequences are from one Thermodesulfobacteriota bacterium window:
- a CDS encoding cyclic nucleotide-binding domain-containing protein encodes MNTPQNTPTVNDIRSEEESIKEKLNQMHLFAELSAENISSLVDKSKKQQFSAGSVVCREGEYGDTFFAILEGSVEVTINTAGYDNLTLANLEAGDIFGEMAALSGYPRSATVSAKDNLYLLEIPSEVLKELMKISPKFREIIEEKYTVRAVRTYLRKVPLFGNLSDAMLKELEGKVKLKSFNQGDVIFREGDPGDSLYIIRNGFVKITKQSGDKDQIIAYLAQGSYFGEMALLEDEKRSATVSAFTKVELIQVAKEDFNALLGTDPKLAEEMQDIIMERKLKTLEVQRDPAKAERLEALVEKGIIQSENLLIIDLRTCIHCNNCVEACEDRHGYPRLDRRGTRFAEISIPVACRLCQDPVCLICNFDAIKRAPTGEIYIIDDKCIGCAGCAIRCPYNVIQMVSTKTVHEKRKFDIFDALLGRAKAGDGKGEKTEDTRLKPKKLAIKCDNCMGYPDTACTDNCPTHAIRWVNPISYFGDEEDIIQKRDKYQ; translated from the coding sequence ATGAATACACCACAGAATACCCCAACAGTTAACGATATACGTTCCGAGGAGGAATCCATAAAGGAAAAATTAAACCAGATGCATCTCTTCGCGGAGCTTTCGGCAGAAAATATTAGCAGCCTGGTCGATAAGTCTAAAAAGCAGCAGTTTTCAGCAGGGAGTGTTGTTTGTCGAGAGGGAGAATACGGCGACACATTTTTCGCAATTCTTGAAGGTTCGGTAGAGGTAACAATCAATACCGCAGGATACGACAATTTGACCCTCGCCAACCTGGAAGCAGGTGACATTTTCGGAGAAATGGCAGCATTATCAGGCTATCCAAGGAGCGCTACAGTTTCGGCCAAGGACAACTTATACCTGCTCGAGATACCTTCAGAGGTTCTAAAGGAATTAATGAAGATATCTCCCAAGTTCAGGGAAATAATCGAAGAAAAATATACTGTACGAGCCGTTCGTACTTATCTTAGAAAAGTACCGCTTTTTGGAAATTTGAGCGACGCTATGCTCAAGGAACTAGAAGGTAAAGTCAAACTAAAATCCTTTAATCAAGGAGATGTCATATTCAGGGAAGGCGATCCCGGAGATTCTCTATATATAATACGGAATGGATTTGTCAAGATAACAAAACAAAGTGGGGATAAAGACCAGATTATTGCCTATCTTGCGCAGGGAAGCTACTTCGGAGAGATGGCACTTCTGGAAGATGAGAAACGAAGTGCCACCGTATCAGCCTTCACGAAGGTTGAGCTAATCCAGGTAGCAAAAGAGGATTTCAACGCACTACTTGGTACAGACCCAAAGCTGGCTGAAGAAATGCAGGACATTATTATGGAGCGAAAGCTCAAGACCCTGGAAGTCCAGAGGGATCCGGCTAAGGCGGAGAGGCTTGAAGCATTAGTGGAAAAGGGAATCATACAAAGTGAGAATCTTCTCATCATTGACCTGAGAACCTGTATTCATTGTAACAATTGTGTAGAGGCCTGTGAGGACCGGCATGGTTATCCACGCCTAGATAGAAGAGGAACACGGTTCGCCGAAATATCTATTCCTGTTGCCTGTCGTTTATGCCAAGACCCGGTCTGCCTGATCTGCAACTTTGATGCTATCAAGAGAGCGCCAACAGGTGAGATCTATATCATAGATGATAAATGCATAGGGTGCGCTGGGTGCGCGATAAGATGTCCATACAATGTCATACAGATGGTCTCAACGAAAACAGTACACGAAAAAAGAAAATTCGATATATTTGATGCCTTACTAGGTAGAGCTAAAGCAGGAGACGGGAAGGGAGAAAAGACCGAAGACACGAGGTTAAAACCCAAAAAGCTCGCCATTAAATGTGACAACTGCATGGGATATCCCGATACCGCATGTACCGATAATTGCCCTACCCATGCCATACGCTGGGTAAATCCCATTTCATATTTCGGAGATGAAGAAGATATCATTCAAAAGAGGGACAAGTACCAATGA